In Mycobacterium sp. JS623, one genomic interval encodes:
- a CDS encoding glycoside hydrolase family 2 protein has product MTGNAPANAVVSWHPKAAPLSTPWTHLVGPDNALPDYPRPQMARTNWLNLNGVWSYTGRPDGNATPPSPNDYTEQILVPYPTESALSGVQRHDEQMWYRKVFKLPSSWLGRHVLLHFGAVDQIATVWVNNQEVAHHEGGYTEFSADITKALRWPGPQEIIVRVDDRNETNPFPVGKQRNSPSGLFYTGSSGIWQTVWIEPVRAAHVEKLDIATDLTSLTVTPRVSGARNERAMVMVSAPGRGVVSIRSGKPGQPIRLLIPNARPWSPDDPYLYDVKVGLLSPSGKLIDEVSSYAGLRTIGTVKDAKGKPRIALNGKVTFLHGPLDQGYWPDGLYTAPTDAALKFDLEQIKKLGMNFVRKHGKVEPARWYYWADKLGLMVWQDMPSLYVSLDIPTGPLPDPPPVTKGNFERELFAMIDQLRSVTSIVGWVPFNEGWAEYDTARITKAVKAADPTRLVDANSGANCCKSRPDSHAGDIWDDHTYVGPGRPVLPDPLDPRVTVDGEYGGLGLVLDKNRWPGRPEAYEMTDSQARLTQRYIEVSQDLEQFIRGANLSGAIYTQTTDVENEVNGFLSYDRRVVKMDIAAVADRNRAVITAGTESADRR; this is encoded by the coding sequence ATGACGGGTAACGCGCCTGCCAACGCGGTGGTGTCATGGCACCCGAAGGCGGCGCCGTTGTCGACACCGTGGACTCACCTGGTCGGACCTGACAACGCGCTGCCCGACTACCCGCGCCCGCAGATGGCGCGAACGAATTGGCTGAACCTTAACGGGGTGTGGAGTTATACCGGCCGCCCCGACGGAAACGCGACCCCGCCGTCGCCCAACGATTACACCGAGCAGATCTTGGTCCCGTACCCCACGGAGTCGGCGCTATCCGGTGTCCAGCGCCACGACGAGCAGATGTGGTATCGCAAGGTCTTCAAGCTGCCGAGTTCCTGGCTCGGCCGACACGTGCTGCTGCACTTCGGCGCGGTCGACCAGATCGCCACCGTGTGGGTGAACAACCAGGAAGTGGCCCACCACGAAGGCGGGTACACCGAGTTCAGCGCGGACATCACCAAGGCGCTGCGCTGGCCGGGGCCGCAAGAGATCATCGTGCGGGTCGACGACCGCAACGAAACCAACCCGTTTCCCGTCGGCAAGCAGCGCAACAGTCCGAGCGGACTGTTCTACACCGGCTCATCGGGCATTTGGCAGACGGTGTGGATCGAGCCGGTGCGCGCCGCGCATGTCGAGAAGCTCGACATCGCCACGGATCTGACGAGTCTGACCGTCACGCCGAGAGTTTCGGGGGCCCGAAACGAGCGCGCCATGGTGATGGTCTCAGCACCGGGTCGCGGTGTGGTGTCGATCAGGTCCGGCAAACCGGGCCAGCCGATCCGTCTCTTGATACCGAATGCACGGCCGTGGTCGCCCGACGATCCGTATCTCTACGACGTCAAGGTCGGGCTGCTGAGCCCGTCAGGGAAGCTGATCGACGAGGTTTCCAGCTATGCCGGATTGCGCACGATCGGCACCGTCAAGGATGCGAAAGGCAAGCCCCGCATCGCGTTGAACGGGAAGGTCACGTTCCTGCATGGCCCCTTGGATCAGGGGTACTGGCCCGACGGGCTCTACACCGCACCGACCGATGCCGCCTTGAAGTTCGACCTCGAGCAGATCAAGAAGCTGGGAATGAACTTCGTTCGCAAGCACGGCAAGGTGGAACCGGCGCGCTGGTACTACTGGGCCGACAAACTCGGTCTGATGGTGTGGCAGGACATGCCATCGCTGTACGTGTCGCTCGATATCCCGACCGGACCACTTCCGGATCCGCCTCCTGTGACGAAGGGGAATTTCGAGCGGGAGTTGTTCGCGATGATCGATCAGCTGCGCAGTGTCACGTCGATCGTCGGCTGGGTGCCGTTCAACGAAGGCTGGGCCGAATACGACACGGCCAGGATCACCAAGGCGGTGAAGGCGGCAGACCCGACGCGCCTGGTCGACGCGAACAGCGGGGCCAACTGCTGCAAATCGCGTCCCGACAGCCACGCCGGCGACATCTGGGACGACCACACCTATGTCGGTCCTGGCCGTCCGGTGCTGCCCGACCCACTCGACCCGCGGGTCACGGTGGACGGCGAATACGGTGGCCTCGGACTGGTGCTCGATAAGAACCGGTGGCCTGGACGGCCCGAGGCCTACGAGATGACGGATAGCCAGGCGCGACTGACACAGCGATACATCGAGGTCAGTCAGGACCTCGAACAGTTCATTCGCGGAGCCAACCTGTCGGGCGCGATCTACACCCAGACGACCGACGTCGAAAACGAGGTCAACGGATTCCTGAGCTACGACCGGCGGGTGGTCAAGATGGACATTGCGGCAGTCGCCGACCGGAATCGCGCGGTGATCACAGCGGGGACGGAGTCGGCCGACCGTCGGTGA
- a CDS encoding pseudouridine synthase — MRPAPLPVRDGLGPARVRLRGGLVADEFRARWGADAAAKVLAGEVVLPDGTVVTPTTVLPAGAHVYFYRELRDEVPVAFDIPVLYRDDDIVVVDKPHFLATMPRGRHVAQTAVVRLRRELDLPELSPAHRLDRLTAGVLLLTVRREIRGAYQAMFARGEVRKTYLARASVRSDLEFPLTVRSRIIKRRGQLQAVEEPGEPNAETLIEHLGGGLYRLTPRTGRTHQLRVHMASLGLPIFGDPLYPDVTDVAPDDFSQPLQLLAHRLAFTDPIGGDHREFVSRSTLVTDGRPTPSPL; from the coding sequence TTGAGACCTGCTCCGCTGCCGGTGCGCGATGGCCTTGGCCCGGCGCGGGTACGGTTGCGCGGTGGACTGGTGGCGGACGAGTTCCGCGCGCGGTGGGGCGCCGATGCTGCGGCCAAAGTCCTTGCAGGAGAAGTAGTTCTGCCCGACGGCACTGTGGTGACCCCGACGACGGTGTTGCCTGCTGGCGCGCACGTCTACTTCTATCGCGAGCTGCGCGACGAGGTGCCGGTGGCGTTCGACATTCCGGTGCTGTATCGCGATGACGACATCGTCGTGGTGGACAAGCCGCATTTCCTGGCGACGATGCCGCGGGGCCGGCATGTGGCGCAGACGGCAGTGGTGCGGTTGCGGCGTGAGCTCGACCTACCGGAGCTGTCGCCGGCGCATCGGCTGGACCGGTTGACCGCCGGCGTGCTGTTGTTGACGGTGCGGCGTGAGATCAGGGGGGCGTATCAGGCGATGTTCGCGCGCGGTGAGGTGCGCAAGACGTATCTGGCGCGGGCATCGGTTCGTTCGGATCTAGAGTTCCCGCTGACGGTTCGCAGCCGAATTATCAAGCGGCGAGGCCAGTTACAGGCCGTGGAGGAACCGGGCGAACCGAACGCCGAGACGCTGATCGAACACCTCGGCGGCGGCCTGTATCGGCTGACGCCGCGAACCGGGCGCACGCATCAGTTACGGGTGCACATGGCGTCGCTAGGGCTGCCGATCTTTGGAGATCCGTTGTATCCGGACGTGACGGACGTGGCACCGGACGACTTCTCGCAACCCTTGCAGCTGCTGGCGCACCGCCTCGCGTTCACGGATCCCATCGGTGGCGATCACCGCGAGTTCGTCAGCAGAAGCACGCTGGTCACCGACGGTCGGCCGACTCCGTCCCCGCTGTGA
- a CDS encoding NAD(P)H-quinone dehydrogenase, with translation MATRIVIIGGGPAGYEAALVAAARGREVAEVTVVDSDGIGGACVLWDCVPSKTLIASTGVRTELRRASPLGFDIAIEDAKISLDQIHNRVKTLAKSQSTDIGHQLLRAGVNVVQGRGELVDDASGLAQHRVKVTTVDGRVATLKADVVLIATGASPRVLPNAVPDGERILNWRQLYDLHELPKHLIIVGSGVTGAEFCNAYTELGVPVTVVASRDQILPHEDSDAAAVLEEAFAERGVRLVKNARADSVLRTSDGVLVTMADGRTVEGSHALMTVGSVPNTSGLGLEKVGIELGAGNYLSVDRVSRTTASGIYAAGDCTGLLPLASVAAMQGRIAMYHALGEAVSPIRLRTVAAAVFTRPEIAAVGVPQSRIDDGTVAARTLMLPLNTNARAKMSLLRLGFVKIFCRPATGVVIGGVVVAPIASELILPIALSVQNNLTVTDLAQTLSVYPSLSGSIVEAARRLMAHDDLD, from the coding sequence GTGGCAACGCGCATCGTGATCATCGGCGGCGGCCCCGCCGGCTATGAGGCGGCGCTCGTCGCGGCCGCCCGGGGTCGGGAGGTGGCCGAGGTCACCGTCGTCGACTCCGACGGCATCGGTGGCGCCTGCGTGCTGTGGGACTGCGTGCCCTCGAAGACGTTGATCGCGTCGACCGGGGTGCGCACCGAGCTGCGCCGCGCGTCGCCGCTCGGGTTCGACATCGCGATCGAGGACGCCAAGATCTCGCTGGACCAGATCCACAATCGGGTGAAGACACTGGCGAAGTCGCAGTCCACCGATATCGGTCATCAACTGCTGCGCGCGGGCGTCAACGTGGTGCAGGGCCGCGGTGAACTGGTCGACGACGCTTCGGGGTTGGCGCAGCATCGGGTCAAGGTGACGACTGTCGACGGCAGGGTCGCCACACTGAAGGCCGACGTCGTGCTGATCGCCACTGGCGCCAGCCCGCGTGTGCTGCCCAACGCGGTGCCCGACGGCGAACGAATCCTGAACTGGCGCCAGCTTTATGACCTGCACGAGCTGCCCAAGCACCTGATCATCGTCGGCTCCGGCGTCACCGGCGCCGAGTTCTGTAACGCCTACACCGAACTCGGTGTGCCGGTGACCGTGGTGGCCAGCCGGGACCAGATCCTCCCGCACGAGGACTCCGACGCCGCCGCGGTACTGGAGGAGGCGTTCGCCGAACGCGGCGTCAGGCTGGTGAAAAACGCGCGTGCCGACTCGGTGCTGCGGACGTCCGACGGCGTGCTGGTGACGATGGCCGACGGGCGCACGGTCGAAGGCAGCCATGCGTTGATGACGGTCGGTTCGGTGCCCAACACCTCAGGGCTGGGCCTGGAGAAGGTCGGCATCGAGCTCGGAGCGGGCAACTATCTGAGCGTCGACCGAGTGTCGCGGACCACGGCGTCGGGCATCTATGCGGCCGGCGACTGCACGGGACTACTGCCGCTGGCATCGGTGGCCGCCATGCAGGGCCGCATCGCGATGTATCACGCGCTGGGGGAGGCGGTCAGCCCGATCCGGCTGCGGACGGTCGCGGCGGCGGTGTTCACCAGGCCGGAGATCGCCGCCGTCGGCGTGCCGCAGTCGCGGATCGACGACGGCACGGTGGCCGCGCGCACCCTGATGTTGCCGCTCAACACCAACGCCAGAGCCAAGATGTCGCTGCTACGGCTTGGTTTTGTGAAGATCTTCTGCCGGCCGGCGACCGGCGTGGTGATCGGTGGCGTCGTGGTCGCACCGATCGCCTCGGAGCTGATCTTGCCGATCGCGCTGTCGGTGCAGAACAACCTCACGGTCACAGACCTGGCGCAGACGTTGTCGGTGTATCCCTCGCTGTCCGGCTCCATCGTCGAGGCGGCGCGACGGCTGATGGCACACGACGATTTGGACTAA
- a CDS encoding DUF1330 domain-containing protein, whose protein sequence is MSASLEPTPEQIAALVARPADEPVVMINLLQFKDDGGRQSYIRYIQEVTPHLQRVGGTVRYAGDAPTVVIGDGEKPWWDAIIVVEYPSPAAFLDMVTNEEYLKVHQHRAAGLDRGDLIATSIWSRAE, encoded by the coding sequence ATGAGTGCATCGCTTGAGCCGACGCCGGAACAGATCGCGGCACTGGTCGCGCGGCCGGCCGACGAACCCGTCGTGATGATCAACCTGCTGCAGTTCAAGGACGACGGCGGCAGACAGAGTTACATCCGGTACATCCAAGAGGTCACGCCACACCTGCAGCGCGTCGGCGGCACCGTCCGTTATGCGGGCGACGCACCGACGGTCGTCATCGGCGACGGCGAAAAGCCTTGGTGGGACGCCATTATCGTGGTCGAGTATCCGTCACCGGCCGCGTTCCTCGACATGGTGACCAACGAGGAATACCTCAAGGTCCACCAACATCGCGCGGCTGGGCTGGACCGCGGCGACCTCATCGCAACCTCGATCTGGTCCCGCGCCGAGTAA
- a CDS encoding SDR family NAD(P)-dependent oxidoreductase → MTGRTVVVTGGTRGIGLALAEGFVLAGARVVVASRKPDACDQAAEHLRGLGGEAIGVPTHLGDVDSLGALVQLTVDEFGGIDVVVNNAANALAQPLGEMTVDAWSKSYEVNLRGPVFLVQHALPHLQASSHAAVLNMVSTGAFQFAPQVSMYAAGKAALLSFTRSMSAAYVAHGIRVNALAPGPVDTDMMRNNPPEAIEYMKGGTLMKRLASPDEMVGAALLLTSDAGSYITGQVIIADGGGTPR, encoded by the coding sequence ATGACCGGCCGTACCGTCGTCGTCACGGGCGGTACCAGAGGAATCGGCCTCGCCCTGGCGGAGGGTTTCGTGCTGGCCGGCGCTCGCGTCGTAGTCGCGAGTCGCAAACCCGACGCGTGCGATCAGGCCGCCGAACACTTGCGCGGGCTCGGCGGCGAGGCGATTGGGGTGCCGACACACCTCGGCGACGTCGACTCTCTGGGCGCCCTGGTGCAGCTGACCGTCGACGAGTTCGGCGGCATCGATGTAGTGGTCAACAACGCCGCCAATGCGCTCGCGCAACCGCTCGGAGAGATGACCGTTGACGCGTGGTCGAAGTCGTATGAGGTGAACCTGCGCGGGCCCGTGTTCTTGGTGCAGCATGCGTTGCCTCATCTGCAGGCGAGCTCGCACGCGGCCGTGCTGAACATGGTGTCGACGGGCGCATTCCAGTTCGCGCCGCAGGTGTCTATGTACGCGGCGGGCAAGGCGGCGCTTCTCTCGTTCACACGATCGATGTCCGCCGCGTACGTCGCGCACGGCATCAGGGTCAACGCGCTGGCGCCGGGTCCCGTCGACACCGACATGATGCGCAACAACCCACCTGAGGCGATCGAGTACATGAAGGGCGGCACGCTGATGAAGCGGTTGGCCTCGCCCGATGAAATGGTCGGCGCCGCACTGCTGTTGACGTCGGACGCAGGCAGCTACATCACCGGGCAGGTGATCATCGCTGACGGTGGCGGAACGCCTCGCTAG
- a CDS encoding NAD(P)H-binding protein has protein sequence MYLITGAGGGIGSVSRRVVQQLLDDGEQVRAMVRRDDERADQLRATGADVIVGDLTSARDIVDAMIGVRRMFFNMSVSPDYLRATTEVCAVALERGEVDVIVNMSQMTVSQMTLTGTGESNQHRLHWLAEHVLNWSGLPVIHVRPTTFLDNPLFTSLAKQAVHERGVLALPFGTGRTSPISADDVARVVVALLRHPDGRIGEVYELTGPEVLDINGLAEHYSRALNRPITAEDLVLDEWERRVLTPVGLPDHVNQHIATMARLHREGRYDRRTDDVEQITGQAAQTVEQYVASNPDLFY, from the coding sequence ATGTACCTGATCACAGGCGCCGGTGGTGGCATCGGCAGCGTCAGCCGCCGTGTCGTGCAGCAGCTGCTCGACGATGGAGAGCAAGTGCGCGCCATGGTGCGGCGCGACGACGAGCGCGCCGACCAATTGCGTGCGACGGGCGCCGACGTGATCGTCGGCGACCTGACCAGTGCCCGCGACATCGTCGACGCGATGATCGGTGTGCGTCGGATGTTCTTCAACATGAGCGTGTCCCCGGACTATCTGCGCGCCACCACCGAGGTGTGCGCGGTGGCATTGGAGCGTGGAGAGGTCGACGTCATCGTGAACATGTCCCAGATGACGGTGTCGCAGATGACGCTCACCGGCACCGGCGAATCCAACCAACATCGCCTGCACTGGCTGGCCGAGCACGTCCTCAACTGGTCCGGCCTGCCCGTAATCCACGTCAGGCCAACGACTTTCCTTGACAACCCGTTGTTCACCTCTCTGGCGAAACAAGCTGTCCACGAACGCGGCGTTCTCGCGCTGCCCTTCGGCACCGGGCGAACTTCGCCGATCTCCGCCGACGACGTCGCCCGCGTGGTGGTTGCCCTGCTGCGCCACCCCGACGGCCGGATCGGCGAGGTATATGAGCTGACCGGTCCCGAGGTGCTCGACATCAACGGCCTGGCAGAGCATTACAGTCGCGCGCTGAACCGGCCGATCACCGCCGAAGATCTGGTCCTGGACGAATGGGAGCGTCGGGTGCTCACGCCGGTGGGTCTGCCCGACCATGTCAACCAGCACATCGCCACGATGGCGCGGTTACATCGCGAAGGACGCTACGACCGTCGCACCGACGACGTCGAGCAGATCACCGGCCAGGCCGCACAAACCGTCGAGCAGTACGTGGCGTCGAATCCGGATCTGTTCTACTGA
- a CDS encoding glycerol-3-phosphate dehydrogenase/oxidase — translation MSDVISADGETLLGPEQRKQAWQRLGSEQFDVVVIGGGVVGAGAALDAATRGLKVALVEARDFASGTSSRSSKMFHGGLRYLEQLEFGLVREALHERELSLTTLAPHLVKPLQFLFPLTHRWWERPYIAAGIFLYDQLGGAKSVPAQKHLTRAGALRLTPGLKRSSLIGGIRYYDTVVDDARHTMTVARTAAHYGAVVRTSTQVVALLREGDRVIGVRVRDSENGDVTEVRGHVVVNATGVWTDEIQALSKQRGRFRVRASKGVHIVVPRDRIVSEVAIILRTEKSVLFVIPWGTHWIIGTTDTDWNLDLAHPAATKADIDYLLGHVNTVLATPLTHDDIDGVYAGLRPLLAGESEETSKLSREHAVAVPAPGLVAIAGGKYTTYRVMGSDAIDAAAEFIPARVAPSITEKVPLMGADGYFALVNQTESVGSHYNLHPYRVRHLLDRYGSLIGEVLALAKGRPELLTPITEAPVYLKVEAWYAAAAEGALHLEDILARRMRISIEYPHRGVDCAREVAEVVAPVLGWSAEDIDREVATYCARVDAEVRSQQQPDDESADALRAAAPEARAEILEPVPLN, via the coding sequence GTGAGCGACGTGATCTCGGCCGACGGCGAGACGTTGCTGGGCCCGGAGCAGCGGAAACAGGCCTGGCAGCGGCTCGGCAGCGAGCAATTCGACGTCGTTGTGATAGGTGGCGGCGTCGTCGGCGCCGGTGCCGCCCTTGACGCCGCGACCCGCGGGCTGAAGGTGGCGCTCGTCGAGGCCCGCGACTTCGCCTCCGGCACGTCGAGCCGCAGCTCGAAGATGTTCCACGGCGGGCTGCGCTACCTCGAACAGCTCGAGTTCGGTCTGGTACGTGAAGCGCTGCACGAACGCGAACTCTCGCTCACAACACTTGCCCCACATCTGGTCAAGCCGCTGCAGTTTTTGTTTCCGCTGACCCATCGGTGGTGGGAGCGGCCGTACATCGCGGCGGGAATCTTTCTCTACGACCAGTTGGGCGGCGCGAAATCCGTTCCAGCGCAAAAGCATTTGACCCGCGCGGGCGCGCTGCGGCTGACGCCGGGACTCAAGCGCAGCTCGCTTATCGGCGGTATCCGCTACTACGACACCGTGGTCGACGACGCTCGCCACACGATGACGGTGGCCCGCACGGCGGCCCACTACGGCGCTGTCGTCCGAACTTCCACGCAGGTGGTGGCGCTGCTACGCGAGGGCGACCGCGTAATCGGAGTTCGTGTACGCGACTCCGAGAACGGTGACGTGACCGAGGTGCGCGGCCATGTCGTGGTCAACGCCACCGGCGTGTGGACCGACGAGATCCAGGCGCTGTCCAAGCAGCGCGGCCGGTTCCGGGTGCGAGCGTCGAAGGGCGTGCACATCGTCGTGCCACGCGACCGCATCGTCAGCGAGGTCGCGATCATCCTGCGCACCGAGAAGTCGGTGCTGTTCGTCATTCCCTGGGGCACGCACTGGATCATCGGCACCACCGACACCGACTGGAACCTCGACCTGGCGCACCCCGCGGCCACCAAGGCCGACATCGACTACCTCCTCGGGCACGTGAACACCGTGCTCGCAACGCCGTTGACGCATGACGACATCGACGGTGTCTATGCGGGCCTGCGGCCCCTGCTGGCAGGGGAGAGCGAAGAGACGTCCAAGCTGTCACGTGAGCACGCGGTGGCTGTGCCTGCTCCGGGTCTCGTGGCCATTGCCGGTGGCAAGTACACCACCTACCGGGTGATGGGCTCCGACGCGATCGACGCCGCTGCCGAGTTCATTCCCGCCCGCGTTGCGCCGTCGATCACCGAGAAGGTGCCGCTCATGGGCGCCGACGGGTACTTCGCGCTGGTGAACCAAACCGAAAGTGTCGGTTCGCATTACAACTTGCACCCGTACCGGGTGCGCCACCTCCTGGACCGGTACGGATCGCTGATCGGTGAAGTGCTCGCACTCGCCAAGGGCAGGCCGGAGCTGCTGACGCCGATCACCGAGGCGCCGGTGTATCTCAAGGTGGAGGCGTGGTACGCGGCGGCGGCCGAGGGTGCGCTGCATCTCGAGGACATCCTGGCGCGCCGCATGCGAATCTCGATCGAATACCCGCACCGAGGCGTCGACTGTGCGCGTGAGGTTGCCGAAGTCGTTGCGCCCGTGCTGGGTTGGAGCGCCGAGGACATCGACCGCGAGGTTGCGACTTACTGCGCGCGGGTCGATGCCGAGGTCCGGTCGCAGCAACAGCCTGACGATGAGTCCGCCGATGCATTGCGGGCGGCGGCGCCCGAAGCGCGCGCCGAAATCCTCGAGCCGGTGCCGCTTAATTGA
- a CDS encoding enoyl-CoA hydratase/isomerase family protein, whose translation MPHLELTSPRPDIAVLTLNRPEKLNALNYELVEELHAALDGIAADNDCRVVVLTGAGRGFCSGLDLSDPNPSQAGGGTEFPRSGMRWQELIANLTAKIYRLRQPVIAAVNGPAYGGGFGIALACDIRIASESARFCTQFIKLGIGGCDIGVSYTLPRIIGAGPAFDLILTARAVDADEALRLGIVSRLSDSVVDDALDIAETLCGYGKFGVESTKQVMWANLDAGSLESALHLENRSQILAGAGGLIGEASEAFRHRQR comes from the coding sequence ATGCCGCACCTCGAATTGACTTCCCCGCGTCCCGATATCGCCGTGCTCACCCTGAACCGGCCCGAGAAGCTCAACGCGCTGAACTACGAGCTCGTCGAGGAACTGCATGCCGCGCTTGACGGCATCGCGGCCGACAACGACTGCCGCGTCGTGGTGCTGACGGGCGCGGGGCGGGGTTTTTGTTCGGGTCTCGATCTGTCCGACCCGAATCCATCGCAGGCGGGCGGGGGCACGGAGTTTCCGCGGTCCGGCATGCGCTGGCAGGAACTCATCGCGAACCTCACTGCGAAGATTTACCGGCTGCGGCAGCCGGTGATCGCAGCGGTCAACGGGCCCGCCTACGGTGGCGGGTTCGGCATAGCGCTGGCATGCGACATCCGGATCGCCTCCGAGTCGGCGCGGTTCTGCACGCAGTTCATCAAGCTCGGCATCGGCGGCTGCGACATCGGCGTGAGCTACACGTTGCCCCGCATCATCGGCGCCGGACCGGCATTCGACTTGATCCTGACGGCACGCGCCGTCGACGCCGACGAGGCGCTGCGGCTTGGCATTGTCTCGCGGTTGTCGGACTCAGTGGTCGACGACGCACTGGACATCGCCGAAACACTCTGTGGTTACGGCAAATTCGGCGTCGAGTCCACCAAGCAGGTGATGTGGGCGAATCTCGACGCCGGCAGCCTCGAGTCGGCGCTGCACCTGGAGAACCGCAGCCAGATCCTGGCCGGGGCGGGCGGGCTGATCGGCGAGGCTAGCGAGGCGTTCCGCCACCGTCAGCGATGA
- a CDS encoding gamma-glutamylcyclotransferase, which translates to MPLYAAYGSNMHPEQMQERAPHSPMAGTGWLHGWRLTFGGEDIGWDGALATVVQDPDSKVFVVLYDMTREDEKNLDRWEGSELGIHKKIRCRVERTSSDTTTDPVLAWLYVVDAWEGGIPSARYLGVMADAAEIAGAPAEYVHDLRTRPARNIGPGTS; encoded by the coding sequence GTGCCGCTATACGCCGCGTACGGATCGAACATGCATCCGGAGCAGATGCAGGAGCGCGCTCCCCATTCACCGATGGCGGGAACGGGGTGGCTGCACGGCTGGCGGCTGACATTCGGTGGCGAGGACATCGGTTGGGACGGCGCACTGGCCACCGTCGTACAGGATCCGGATTCGAAGGTCTTCGTAGTGCTCTATGACATGACTCGAGAAGACGAGAAAAACCTCGACCGCTGGGAAGGCTCAGAACTCGGCATCCACAAGAAGATCCGATGTCGGGTAGAGCGCACGTCGTCGGACACGACGACCGATCCTGTGCTCGCATGGCTGTACGTCGTGGACGCGTGGGAGGGTGGCATCCCGTCGGCGCGCTACCTCGGCGTTATGGCTGATGCCGCCGAAATCGCCGGTGCGCCAGCGGAATACGTCCACGATCTGCGGACCCGCCCGGCGCGCAACATCGGGCCGGGCACGTCGTAA
- a CDS encoding amidohydrolase — MSLPEATELWLDAHYDDMVAWRRHIHAHPELGRQEFATTQFVASHLADAGLNPKVLPGGTGLTCDFGPEHGPRIALRADMDALPMAERTGAPYASVVPNVAHACGHDAHTAVLLGAALALASVPELPVGVRLIFQAAEELMPGGAIDAIAAGALTGVSRIFALHCDPRLPVGKVAVRPGPITSAADQLEVTLQSHGGHTSRPHLTGDLVYGLGTLITGVPGVLSRRIDPRNGTVMVWGAVNAGVAANAIPQTGTLAGTIRTASRDTWDSLESIVRETVSSLMAPLGIEHSLLYRRGVPPVVNEEISTRILTHAIEEVGSDVLCDTRQSGGGEDFSWYLEEVPGAMARLGVWSGRGPQLDLHQPTFDLDERSLAVGVRVLVNIIDQAAVF, encoded by the coding sequence ATGAGCCTGCCCGAAGCCACCGAACTGTGGCTGGATGCCCACTACGACGACATGGTCGCGTGGCGCAGGCACATTCACGCGCATCCGGAGCTGGGCCGTCAGGAATTTGCGACCACTCAATTCGTCGCGTCGCATCTGGCGGACGCGGGCCTCAACCCGAAGGTGCTGCCCGGCGGTACGGGGCTGACCTGTGACTTCGGGCCGGAGCACGGGCCACGGATCGCGTTGCGGGCCGATATGGATGCGCTGCCGATGGCCGAGCGCACGGGTGCGCCGTATGCGTCGGTGGTGCCCAACGTCGCGCACGCCTGCGGCCACGACGCGCACACCGCGGTCCTGCTGGGCGCGGCGCTGGCGCTGGCGTCTGTGCCCGAGCTGCCGGTCGGCGTGCGGCTGATCTTCCAGGCGGCCGAGGAGCTGATGCCGGGCGGTGCGATCGACGCGATCGCGGCCGGTGCGCTGACCGGGGTGTCGCGTATCTTCGCGCTGCATTGCGACCCGCGGCTGCCGGTCGGCAAGGTCGCGGTGCGGCCGGGCCCGATCACGTCGGCGGCCGATCAACTCGAGGTGACGCTGCAGTCCCATGGCGGGCACACGTCGCGACCGCACCTGACCGGAGACCTGGTGTACGGGCTCGGCACGCTCATCACCGGTGTGCCCGGAGTGCTGTCGCGCCGCATCGACCCGCGCAACGGAACGGTGATGGTGTGGGGCGCAGTGAATGCGGGCGTGGCCGCCAACGCGATCCCGCAGACCGGCACGCTGGCCGGCACCATCCGCACTGCCAGCCGCGATACCTGGGATTCGCTGGAATCGATTGTGCGCGAGACTGTTTCGTCGCTAATGGCCCCGCTGGGCATCGAGCACAGCCTGCTCTACCGCCGCGGGGTGCCGCCGGTGGTCAACGAGGAGATCTCGACACGCATCCTCACCCACGCGATCGAGGAGGTCGGCTCCGACGTGCTGTGCGACACTCGCCAGTCCGGCGGTGGCGAGGACTTCTCGTGGTATCTCGAGGAGGTGCCCGGCGCGATGGCGCGGCTCGGTGTGTGGTCGGGCCGCGGTCCGCAGCTCGACCTCCATCAGCCCACGTTCGATCTCGACGAGCGGTCGCTGGCGGTGGGGGTTCGCGTGCTCGTCAACATCATCGACCAAGCCGCCGTTTTTTAA